A part of Streptomyces sp. NBC_01235 genomic DNA contains:
- a CDS encoding bifunctional 3'-5' exonuclease/DNA polymerase: MADRWALAPAEDGGVELAPLGPDALPAGPVLREADLARAVRERPDVTRWVWRSTAEVYPRLLATGVRVERCYDVEDAETLLLGHEGHSGEPRSAAAALARLRGGPVPPDPPQRSAAPGAQSSLFEAQDTAVRLPLEDLLAVYAEQQRRHERAEHPARMRLLTAAESAGMLVAAEMNRAGLPWSAEVHRAVLHDLLGERYAGGGEPRRLAELADEVSAAFGRRVRPDLPADVVKAFAQAGIRIKSTRRWEIESLDHPAVKPLIEYKKLYRIWVAHGWSWLQDWVRDGRFRPEFLAHGTVTGRWVTNGGGALQIPKIIRRAVVADPGWRLVVADADQMEPRVLAAISRDPGLMEVAGRESDLYQSVSDRAFSGDRAQAKLAVLGAVYGQTSGDGLKNLAALRRRFPRAVAYVDEAAKAGEEGRLVRTWLGRTCPPAAGAGDGGAEEAGIPVDSGGPVGEDEISDDRQWVPGYASTNARARGRFARNFVVQGSAADWALLLLAALRQACAGMAAELVFFQHDEVIVHCPEEETERVVAAIREASDLAGRLTFGETPVRFPFTTAVVECYADAK; the protein is encoded by the coding sequence ATGGCCGACCGGTGGGCACTCGCTCCGGCCGAGGACGGTGGCGTGGAACTCGCCCCCCTCGGTCCGGACGCGCTGCCCGCCGGTCCGGTGCTGCGGGAGGCGGATCTGGCGCGGGCCGTGCGCGAGCGGCCCGACGTCACCCGCTGGGTCTGGCGTTCCACGGCCGAGGTGTATCCGCGTCTGCTCGCCACGGGGGTGCGAGTCGAGCGGTGCTACGACGTCGAGGACGCCGAGACCCTCCTGCTGGGCCACGAGGGGCACTCCGGTGAGCCCCGCTCGGCGGCCGCCGCGCTGGCCCGATTGCGCGGCGGCCCCGTCCCGCCGGATCCGCCGCAGCGCTCCGCCGCGCCCGGCGCGCAGTCCTCGCTGTTCGAAGCGCAGGACACCGCCGTCCGGCTGCCCCTCGAAGACCTCCTCGCCGTCTACGCCGAGCAGCAGCGGCGGCACGAGCGGGCCGAACACCCCGCGCGGATGCGGCTGCTGACGGCGGCCGAGTCGGCGGGGATGCTGGTGGCCGCCGAGATGAACCGGGCCGGGCTGCCGTGGAGCGCGGAGGTGCACCGCGCGGTCCTGCACGACCTGCTCGGCGAGCGGTACGCGGGCGGGGGCGAGCCCCGGCGGCTGGCCGAGCTGGCGGACGAGGTGTCGGCCGCCTTCGGGCGCCGCGTCCGCCCCGACCTGCCCGCCGACGTCGTCAAGGCGTTCGCGCAGGCGGGGATCCGGATCAAGTCGACCCGGCGCTGGGAGATCGAGTCCCTCGACCATCCGGCCGTGAAGCCGCTGATCGAGTACAAGAAGCTGTACCGCATCTGGGTGGCCCACGGCTGGTCCTGGCTGCAGGACTGGGTGCGGGATGGGCGGTTCCGGCCGGAGTTCCTGGCCCACGGCACGGTCACCGGGCGCTGGGTGACCAACGGCGGGGGCGCGTTGCAGATCCCCAAGATCATCCGGCGGGCCGTGGTCGCCGACCCGGGCTGGCGGCTGGTCGTCGCCGACGCCGACCAGATGGAGCCGCGGGTGCTGGCGGCGATCTCCCGCGACCCCGGGCTGATGGAGGTCGCGGGCCGGGAGAGCGACCTCTACCAGTCCGTCTCCGACCGCGCCTTCTCCGGCGACCGCGCCCAGGCCAAGCTCGCCGTCCTCGGCGCGGTCTACGGCCAGACGTCCGGGGACGGCCTGAAGAACCTCGCCGCGCTGCGCCGCCGCTTCCCGCGCGCGGTGGCGTACGTCGACGAGGCGGCCAAGGCCGGCGAGGAGGGCAGACTCGTTCGCACCTGGCTGGGGCGGACCTGCCCGCCGGCGGCCGGGGCGGGGGACGGCGGGGCGGAGGAGGCCGGTATCCCCGTCGACTCCGGCGGCCCTGTCGGAGAGGACGAGATCTCCGACGACCGGCAGTGGGTGCCGGGGTACGCCTCGACCAACGCACGCGCGCGTGGCCGCTTCGCCCGCAACTTCGTCGTCCAGGGCAGCGCCGCCGACTGGGCGCTGCTGCTGCTCGCCGCGCTGCGGCAGGCCTGTGCGGGGATGGCGGCCGAGCTGGTCTTCTTCCAGCACGACGAGGTGATCGTGCACTGTCCCGAGGAGGAGACGGAGAGGGTCGTCGCCGCGATCCGGGAGGCGTCCGACCTGGCCGGGCGGCTGACGTTCGGGGAGACGCCGGTGCGGTTTCCGTTCACCACGGCGGTGGTGGAGTGCTATGCCGACGCGAAGTGA
- a CDS encoding Clp protease N-terminal domain-containing protein, whose product MTTPEPVTTSSVRLDDLIDAIKKSHHEPLDQLQDAVIAADHLGDVADHLIGHFVDQARRSGASWTDIGRSMGVTRQAAQKRFVPKESADLDASQGFSRYTPRARNVVMAAHNESKTAGNAEGLPAHLVLGLLAEPEGLAAKAIADQGVTLDAVREAVTASLPPAAAEVPELIPYGPDAKKVLELTFREALRLGHNYIGTEHILLALLEFENGEGVLSGLGIDKPGTERYVAKVLSLIAAGQEPGQGQGQGQQDDD is encoded by the coding sequence ATGACGACTCCAGAACCCGTCACCACCTCGTCCGTCCGTCTCGACGACCTCATCGACGCGATCAAGAAGTCCCACCACGAGCCGCTCGACCAGCTCCAGGACGCCGTCATCGCCGCCGACCACCTGGGCGACGTGGCGGACCACCTCATCGGCCACTTCGTCGACCAGGCCCGCCGCTCGGGCGCCTCCTGGACCGACATCGGCCGCAGCATGGGCGTCACCCGGCAGGCCGCGCAGAAGCGGTTCGTGCCGAAGGAGTCCGCGGACCTCGACGCGAGCCAGGGCTTCAGCCGCTACACCCCCCGCGCGCGGAACGTGGTCATGGCCGCCCACAACGAGTCCAAGACCGCCGGCAACGCCGAGGGGCTCCCCGCGCACCTGGTCCTCGGTCTGCTCGCCGAGCCGGAGGGCCTCGCGGCCAAGGCCATCGCCGACCAGGGCGTCACCCTGGACGCGGTCCGCGAGGCCGTGACCGCCTCGCTCCCGCCGGCCGCGGCCGAGGTGCCCGAGCTGATCCCCTACGGCCCGGACGCCAAGAAGGTCCTGGAGCTCACCTTCCGCGAGGCGCTCCGCCTCGGCCACAACTACATCGGCACCGAGCACATCCTGCTGGCGCTGCTGGAGTTCGAGAACGGCGAGGGCGTCCTCAGCGGCCTCGGCATCGACAAGCCCGGCACCGAGCGGTACGTCGCGAAGGTCCTGTCCTTGATCGCGGCAGGGCAAGAACCCGGGCAGGGGCAGGGACAGGGGCAGCAGGACGACGACTGA
- a CDS encoding DUF2786 domain-containing protein: MSSTSNSTGDNPPGTVERAFRAALYETADAALDTGASLLAADPAADAELARRGTEFVAALWRRGWQPADVVRIVRRELDGVHVGLVAGLIRAHARDDRARGRRWAAQLAELPADSPPQADRFSHATAVLELYRLLLRLPALEPLRDQEPHRAHRGQSRPGDHSRMLTRIRALLAKAEATGFPEEAEALTAKAQELMARHSVDEALLDAQAPAPDAPGACRIGVEPPYEQAKAVLLDAVADANHCRAVWNEPFAFSTVVGFEADLEAVELLYTSLLVQAQSAMAKAEAAQRAGGRRRTKTFRQSFLAAYAHRIGARLGEVTAAAETRVTDDLLPVLASREVAVTAATDRMFPETVSTRLRGVTDEAGWTEGAEAADRARMRSRPRLP; encoded by the coding sequence GTGAGCAGCACCAGCAACAGCACCGGCGACAACCCGCCCGGCACCGTCGAACGCGCCTTCCGGGCCGCCCTCTACGAGACCGCCGACGCCGCCCTCGACACGGGTGCCTCGCTCCTCGCCGCCGACCCCGCGGCGGACGCCGAACTCGCGAGGCGGGGCACGGAGTTCGTGGCGGCGCTCTGGCGGCGGGGCTGGCAGCCCGCGGACGTGGTGCGAATCGTGCGGCGTGAGCTGGACGGCGTCCACGTCGGCCTGGTGGCGGGGCTGATACGGGCACACGCGCGTGACGACCGGGCGCGCGGCCGGCGCTGGGCGGCCCAGCTGGCGGAGCTGCCCGCCGACAGCCCTCCGCAGGCCGACCGTTTCTCGCACGCCACCGCGGTCCTGGAGCTCTACCGCCTGCTGCTGCGCCTGCCCGCCCTCGAACCCCTCCGGGACCAGGAGCCCCACCGGGCCCACCGGGGGCAGTCCCGCCCCGGCGACCACTCCCGCATGCTCACCCGCATCCGCGCGCTGCTCGCCAAGGCCGAGGCGACGGGGTTTCCGGAGGAGGCGGAGGCGCTGACGGCGAAGGCGCAGGAGCTGATGGCCCGGCACAGCGTCGACGAGGCGCTGCTCGACGCCCAGGCGCCGGCCCCGGACGCGCCCGGCGCCTGCCGGATCGGCGTCGAGCCGCCGTACGAGCAGGCGAAGGCGGTGCTGCTGGACGCGGTCGCCGACGCCAACCACTGCCGGGCGGTGTGGAACGAACCCTTCGCCTTCTCCACGGTCGTCGGCTTCGAGGCCGACCTGGAGGCGGTGGAGCTGCTCTACACCTCGCTGCTGGTGCAGGCGCAGTCCGCGATGGCGAAGGCGGAGGCGGCCCAGCGGGCGGGCGGCCGCAGGCGGACCAAGACGTTCCGGCAGTCCTTCCTCGCCGCCTACGCCCACCGCATCGGCGCCCGTCTCGGCGAGGTCACGGCCGCGGCCGAGACCCGGGTGACCGACGACCTGCTACCGGTCCTCGCCTCCCGCGAGGTCGCCGTCACCGCCGCGACGGACCGCATGTTCCCGGAAACGGTCTCCACCCGCCTGCGCGGCGTCACCGACGAGGCGGGCTGGACCGAGGGCGCCGAGGCGGCTGACCGGGCCCGGATGCGGTCCCGGCCCCGGCTGCCCTGA
- a CDS encoding DUF4232 domain-containing protein, with the protein MRAVPITVTALAAALLLTACGGGDDSGSGSDEKSKASGSAGSTGSACAAADLGREVGPVNAAPAAGDTGNVTVTFTNKGAECTLTGFPAVDLQADGTSATVAKDEAAEAQALTLPAQGTASFTITYVRGEDGGDKSIAVKTVKYGLPGASATESFAWSYGDVALKSAGVPDATVSSFQQSGD; encoded by the coding sequence ATGCGCGCCGTTCCCATCACCGTCACCGCTCTCGCCGCGGCCCTGCTCCTCACCGCCTGCGGAGGCGGGGACGACAGCGGCTCGGGCAGCGACGAGAAGAGCAAGGCGTCCGGCTCCGCCGGCTCCACCGGCTCCGCCTGCGCCGCCGCCGACCTCGGCCGGGAGGTCGGCCCCGTCAACGCCGCGCCCGCCGCCGGGGACACCGGCAACGTCACCGTCACATTCACCAACAAGGGCGCGGAGTGCACCCTGACCGGCTTCCCCGCGGTCGACCTCCAGGCGGACGGCACCTCCGCGACCGTCGCCAAGGACGAGGCCGCCGAGGCGCAGGCCCTGACCCTCCCGGCACAGGGCACCGCCTCCTTCACGATCACCTATGTGCGCGGCGAGGACGGCGGCGACAAGAGCATCGCCGTCAAGACCGTGAAGTACGGCCTGCCGGGCGCCTCGGCCACCGAGAGCTTCGCGTGGTCGTACGGCGATGTCGCCCTGAAGAGCGCGGGCGTGCCGGACGCGACCGTCAGCTCCTTCCAGCAGTCGGGCGACTAG